One segment of Brienomyrus brachyistius isolate T26 unplaced genomic scaffold, BBRACH_0.4 scaffold38, whole genome shotgun sequence DNA contains the following:
- the LOC125722446 gene encoding splicing factor U2AF 65 kDa subunit-like, with protein MSDFDEFEKQLSENRQAAGQIPRIALLATSTTSGVAVTPTQVPMVGSQMTRQARRLYVGNIPFGLTEEAMADFFNTQMRLAGLCQGPTNPVLAVQINQDKNFAFLEFRSVDETTQAMAFDGIIFQGQSLKIRRPHDYRPLPGISEQPAFHVPGVVSTVVPDSPHKLFVGGLPNYLSDDQVKELLTSFGPLKAFNLVKDSATSLSKGYAFCEYVDISATDQAVAGLNGMQLGDKKLIVQRASVGAKNANATAIIETPVTLQVPGLQRLQSSGMPTEVLCLLNMVMPEELVDDEDYEEILEDIREECCKYGNVRSIEIPRPVDGVEVPGCGKVGPVLSCTSGKKKTSVGTKHRLMGAFLAQKCFENGIIFCVRKTI; from the exons ctgcagggcagatccccaggatagctttactggcaacatccaccaccagcggcgtggcagtgacgcccacccaggtgccgatggtcggcagccagatgacccggcaggccaggcggctttatgtcggcaacatccccttcggcctgacggag gaggccatggcggatttcttcaatacccagatgcgattggctggcttatgtcaaggtcccaccaatcccgtcctcgctgttcagataaaccaggacaagaactttgccttccttgaa tttcggtccgtggatgagaccacgcaggcaatggccttcgacggcatcattttccagggtcagtcgttaaaaatcaggcggccccacgactatcgccccctgcctggcatctcagagcagcccgccttccacgtaccag gggtcgtctccaccgtggttccagactcgccacacaagctctttgtcggaggcctgcccaactatctcagtgacgatcag gtgaaggaactcttgacgtcgttcggacctcttaaggccttcaaccttgtgaaggacagtgccacgtcactgtctaagggttacgctttctgtgaatacgtggacatcagtgccactgaccag gccgtggctggactcaatggcatgcagctcggagacaagaagctcatcgtccagcgggcaagcgtgggggctaagaatgccaacgct acggccatcatcgagacgccggtgacgctgcaggttccagggctgcagcggctgcagagctccggcatgcccacggaggtgctgtgcctcctcaacatggtcatgcccgaggagctggtggacgacgaggactacgaggagatcctggaggacatccgggaggagtgttgcaagtacggcaacgtgcgctccatcgagattccgcggcccgtcgatggcgtggaggtgcctggctgtggcaaggtgggacccgtactctcctgtaccagtggcaaaaagaagacctctgtaggcactaaacacaggctcatgggagcatttcttgcacaaaagtgttttgaaaacggaataattttttgtgtaagaaaaacaatctga